The DNA sequence AACCCCCTCTTTATAACAGAGGATTTTCATGCCTTGCTTTTAATCTTTCCCATCTTCTATCAACTTCTTTTTGGAATTCTTCAACTATATGAGCATACTCTGGTTTTATTAAGTGCTTTGTTCTACCCATCATTTTAAACCAATCAACAACAGGAATCTTCTTGCCTTTAGCCTCTGGATTATATGTTATTGTTGTTATACCATGGTCAATTTCGTATAATGGATAAAAACACGAGTCTACGGCTGCAGCTATAACCCTTCTTTCCTTAGATGGCTCATCAGACCAATTTAATGGACATGCTGATAAAGCCTTTAGATAAACAAGCCCTTCTTCTCTCATTATTTTTTGAGCTTTTTTAGCTTTTTTAACAAAATCAACGGGATCTGATTCTGCTACTGTTGCAACATATGGTATATTTGTTGCAGCCATAATCTGTGGTGTATCTTTGTGGAATGTTGATTTTCCTGCTTGAGCTTTTCCTACATGTGAGGTAGATGACGATGCCCCATAAGGTGTTGTATAGGATAGCTGATAACCAGTATTCATATATCCTCCATTATCATACTCAAATATAATCATCTTATGATTTCTTAGAGCTGCACCAATGGTTGGCCCCATACCTATATCATTTCCACCATCACCTGTGACCATAATAAATGTGAGTTCTCTATCGTTTGGAATTTCTCCTCTTCTTTGTCTTTCTTTATACATCTCAACTAATCCGCTAAGTGTTGCTGCACCATTCTGGAAAAGATTGTGAACATAAGTTGTTCTAAATGCAGTATTGGGGAAACCTGTTGTTACTACCATTCCGCAACCCGTATGGAATAATAGAACAACATCTCCCTCTATCCCTTTTAATAATAGATTTAAATTAGGAAAGATTCCACAGCCTGGACAAGCTCCATGTCCGGGAACAACCCTCTTGGGCATAGCTGTTAAATCTCTTGTAGTTAAAGGTATATTTTGTGTCCATTCTTTCTTAATAGGTTCCATCTTTCTCTGATAAGTATATGATTCATCTCCAGGATAAGCCCCTATATAATCAAAATCATTTTCTACAGTGCCACTTTGACTGTACTTTAAGCCTTCTTCAAATATTCTGATAGCATCATCAATAAAGAAGTCTTTGCCACCAAGACCATATATTCTACTGAATACCTTTGTTTTATTCTCAAGATCATCTTTTAATGTTGCTTTTATTTCAAGTGTCATATTCCCTGCTTTTGCTCCATAGCTTTCTTGCCTATCAGCAACACATAAAACCTTTACATTCTTAAGCATTTCTTGTATTTCTTTTTTAGGCCATGGTCTTAAAACATTTGTTGTACAAACACCTACCTTAAGGCCTTTTTTCCTTAATATATCCACTGCTTCACAAGCTGTATCATAAGAAGAATTTAGTATAAATAAAGCTACCTCAGCATCCTCCATCTGATACCCTTCAACAAGGCTATATTTTCTTCCGCTAATTTTATAAAATTCTTCAAAAACCTGGGGGATTATTTCATAAGCCTTGTCCATAGCTTTAGAAAGCTGATATTTATTGTTTATCAAATCAGGTTCATTCATATATGGCCCAATTGTAACTGGATTATCGGGGTCTACTGCTGTTATTCTCTCTGGTGGGTTTTTACCTACAAACTCAATAACATCTTCTTTATTTTTAAAATACTTTACAAGTCTTTTTTGATGACTTGTAAAAAATCCATCAAAAGCTACAATTACAGGTAACATAATATCAGGGTGTTCACTTATTTTTACTGCCATAATGTTCATATCGTAAACCCTTTGAGCATCTTTAGCTAATAATATTACCCAACCAGCATTTAATGTGTACATTAAATCACTATGATCACCTTTAATATCCAAAGGTCCTGATACCGAACGAGTAACAACATTTAGTACCATAGGAAACCTTGTTCCAGATTGCACTGGTAGTTGTTCAAGTGCATATAAAAGCCCATTTGCTGATGTTGCATTAAATACCCTACCTCCACCTAATGATGCACCATAACAAATTCCAGCAGCACCATGTTCACCATCACCAGCAATCAACACAATGTTATGCTCTCCATCTGCTTTCATAGCATCCAATTCTTCTGCAATTTGGGTAGAAGGTGTTATTGGATAGTATCCCATAACATGATAGTTAATCTGTGATGCAGCTAAAGCTGCCATTTCATTACCGCTTTCAAAAATACTTTCTTGTGGTCTTATATTCATCTGTTTACACCTTCCTCATACCATTTTT is a window from the Caldicellulosiruptoraceae bacterium PP1 genome containing:
- a CDS encoding thiamine pyrophosphate-dependent enzyme, which translates into the protein MNIRPQESIFESGNEMAALAASQINYHVMGYYPITPSTQIAEELDAMKADGEHNIVLIAGDGEHGAAGICYGASLGGGRVFNATSANGLLYALEQLPVQSGTRFPMVLNVVTRSVSGPLDIKGDHSDLMYTLNAGWVILLAKDAQRVYDMNIMAVKISEHPDIMLPVIVAFDGFFTSHQKRLVKYFKNKEDVIEFVGKNPPERITAVDPDNPVTIGPYMNEPDLINNKYQLSKAMDKAYEIIPQVFEEFYKISGRKYSLVEGYQMEDAEVALFILNSSYDTACEAVDILRKKGLKVGVCTTNVLRPWPKKEIQEMLKNVKVLCVADRQESYGAKAGNMTLEIKATLKDDLENKTKVFSRIYGLGGKDFFIDDAIRIFEEGLKYSQSGTVENDFDYIGAYPGDESYTYQRKMEPIKKEWTQNIPLTTRDLTAMPKRVVPGHGACPGCGIFPNLNLLLKGIEGDVVLLFHTGCGMVVTTGFPNTAFRTTYVHNLFQNGAATLSGLVEMYKERQRRGEIPNDRELTFIMVTGDGGNDIGMGPTIGAALRNHKMIIFEYDNGGYMNTGYQLSYTTPYGASSSTSHVGKAQAGKSTFHKDTPQIMAATNIPYVATVAESDPVDFVKKAKKAQKIMREEGLVYLKALSACPLNWSDEPSKERRVIAAAVDSCFYPLYEIDHGITTITYNPEAKGKKIPVVDWFKMMGRTKHLIKPEYAHIVEEFQKEVDRRWERLKARHENPLL